In Apus apus isolate bApuApu2 chromosome 5, bApuApu2.pri.cur, whole genome shotgun sequence, the following are encoded in one genomic region:
- the CEP170B gene encoding centrosomal protein of 170 kDa protein B isoform X3: MYVLEQIQHKVPEEALKHEKYTSQLQMNYKGTAMKRAEQPMEHSVYTESPQAKLEKGERKAITETNTYRTPLYGQPSWWGEDDANNKEDRRQEEHYPERSKEITQHEEELNGNISAYRDAQEQSVFAFRREPSYFEIPTKEFQQPSKSPETQVHEIPTKDVDAVVAPVVQSHASFTIEFDDGTPGKIKIKDHVTKFSLRQRRPYSKEPAHTEVMSAESKVADWLVQNDPSLMRRQSPGDDVYSTKSDLPVHVRTLKGSWSLTESCCVPSHPFPSPKKGNRHEDGTQSDSEDPVAPKAEKETTTGSERATEQTRLQRQMRRDPHEMLHNKQAFVIEFFEDTPRKKRSQSFTHSAHSSQSDTDPGLKTKVEKRKNTSPAEKLGNAVPPSHPGTQANKPNNSSSGTQRASSFKREKTEDRINSSSSSASKTSGKTYGSVGRKSKMAQDFMAEYLRETAQSGKPSTEKPAPLPMPAAPHVVISSEPESTSAPPPEVKSAQGRRNDEEDSVSETGTYTIETESQDKEVEEARKMIDQVFGVLESPEFSRISSAFRPIIKGEKDDSGSHQHLISENGTSQKSPLLQALASKAASGSQADAQMSAASQGSQKWVSRWASLADSYSDSGSVSGQGDGGVESRVAPKPGEPENAVPLRTRRLLPQLPPSDKSDSPTPTVLVCQESYSEVTKRTVVRDHCVDAYGDSSSRLFIQEDLDPDSLSDASRSDDGFSTEKGKKYKENNKMLEQMGEDTKLESRQPGASRISNVKAVSESVSASFYIGDDSNDMGIPSKLSLSVSHARADKDGKDQEFSFKSAGTPVPGKPPVKDVTAYINAAGKMVISLHQSLPQDQESMAGKETSSFVRQESFTKDKSSNGVPQNKLPHISSHPLLKDLEAVRSTRMDLGQETHLLLKDTETALAALEAKLLGQSQHLEPSETAGQLEDSLSGDSDVDTASTVSLVSGKNVPTSAPKRKAVASLQKEKSSSTPSIQDQCGQPSARDRLTEKRKTQAPEASNRAEAAKRFQMKRSAGARGSLDFTDDERSSSLPYSLVPEAVVSDHEHSVNRPAPRRKPFTQGAKEDHSKTTSNVQKIQQVLTRSNSLSTPRPTRASKLRRARLGDASDNECIDTEKTSSNPDTAAPGSKQSAETKKLSRLDILAMPRKRAGSFTVPSDSETAQSKTTGFSGRSVESYRKTGMLEVRAAARKMAAAAASAKQPFSRTRSSSVKYSSSSTSRRRPQGSDYTSTSEDEYGSNHSSPKHKRSHTSTATQTPRIRGSGLSKQRHNGRETDDDEDFDDHPDPFNFMAQTAEIAEIARLSQTLVKDVAILAREIHDVAGDGDSQSSSGTGPSTSLSSVPNTPASTISAREEIARRSFRLAYPSQVIFDNLMLNPVSQLSHTIRENTENLAEKMKILFQNSEKTWEEMEAKINSENEVPILKTSNKEISSILKELRRVQKQLEVINAIVDPTGNLDIVASNKASSAAKQSTATKVRTANTSGPTLETLSPAQMRNYTQKSNCGSSSLQDSNFIPDGEKYVI; this comes from the exons AGACCAATACTTATCGCACCCCTCTTTATGGGCAGCCCTCCTGGTGGGGGGAAGATGATGCAAATAACAAGGAGGACAGAAGGCAAGAGGAACATTACCCAG AAAGATCAAAAGAGATAACCCAACATGAAGAGGAACTGAATGGTAATATTTCAGCTTACAGAGATGCCCAAGAACAGTCTGTGTTTGCCTTCCGGAGAGAGCCAAGTTACTTTGAGATTCCAACTAAAGAATTTCAGCAGCCATCAAAATCTCCAGAAACGCAGGTCCATGAGATCCCAACAAAGGATGTCGATGCTGTGGTAGCCCCCGTTGTACAAAGTCATGCCTCTTTCACCATTGAGTTTGATGATGGTACCCCTggtaaaataaagataaaagaCCACGTAACAAAATTTTCACTCAGACAGAGAAGACCATATAGTAAGGAACCAGCTCATACAGAAGTGATGTCAGCGGAGAGCAAAGTGGCAGACTGGCTTGTCCAGAATGACCCAAGCTTGATGAGACGACAGTCTCCAGGAGACGATGTGTACAGTACAAAGAGTGACCTGCCGGTTCATGTGAGGACACTTAAAG GTTCCTGGTCGTTGACTGAGTCGTGTTGTGTGCCTTCACACCCGTTTCCTTCTCcaaaaaaag GCAATAGGCACGAGGACGGGACGCAGAGCGACTCTGAAGACCCTGTGGCACCcaaggcagagaaggagacGACGACGGGCAGCGAACGTGCAACAGAGCAGACGAGGCTGCAGCGCCAGATGAGGCGCGATCCCCACGAGATGCTGCACAACAAGCAGGCCTTCGTCATCGAGTTCTTCGAGGACACGCCGCGGAAGAAGCGCTCACAGTCCTTCACGCACAGCGCTCACTCCTCCCAGAGCGACACCGACCCGGGGCTGAAGACCAAGGTTGAAAAGCGCAAGAACACGTCTCcagcagagaagctgggaaATGCGGTGCCACCATCCCACCCTGGGACCCAGGCAAACAAACCCAATAACAGCTCCTCTGGGACCCAAAGAGCTAGCTCCTTCAAGAGGGAGAAGACAGAGGATCGAATCAACTCTTCATCCTCTTCTGCTTCCAAAACGTCAGGCAAAACTTATGGGAGTGTTGGGAGGAAGTCTAAAATGGCTCAGGATTTTATGGCCGAGTACCTGCGAGAGACTGCTCAGTCTGGGAAGCCGAGCACTGAGAAACCGGCACCTCTGCCCATGCCGGCAGCTCCACACGTGGTTATATCATCAGAACCAGAGTCTACCTCTGCACCACCTCCCGAGGTGAAgtctgcccagggcaggaggaacGATGAGGAAGACAGCGTAAGCGAGACAGGCACATACACCATTGAGACGGAGTCACAGGATAAAGAGGTGGAAGAAGCACGAAAAATGATAGACCAG GTTTTTGGTGTTCTCGAGTCACCTGAATTTTCCAGAATCTCTTCAGCCTTTAGACCAATAATTAAAGGTGAAAAAGATGACTCTGGTTCTCATCAGCATCTAATCAGTGAAAATGGGACTAGTCAGAAGTCACCCTTGCTCCAGGCACTTGCCTCAAAAGCTGCCAGTGGGTCTCAGGCTGATGCACAG ATGTCTGCAGCATCTCAAGGGAGTCAGAAGTGGGTGTCTAGGTGGGCGAGCCTTGCAGACAGTTACTCTGACTCTGGATCTGTTTCTGGACAGGGTGATGGAGGTGTAG AAAGCAGAGTAGCTCCAAAACCTGGGGAACCAGAAAATGCTGTGCCCTTGAGAACAAGACGccttcttccccagctcccaccaAGTGATAAATCAGACAGTCCCACACCCACAGTCCTGGTCTGCCAGGAGTCCTACTCTGAGGTTACCAAAAGAACTGTTGTGAGGGACCACTGTGTGGATGCCTATGGTGATTCCAGCAGCCGCCTCTTCATCCAAGAAGACTTGGATCCAGATAGCCTCAGCGACGCCAGCAGATCTGACGATGgcttcagcacagaaaaaggcaagaaatacaaagagaaCAATAAAATGCTAGAGCAGATGGGGGAAGACACAAAACTGGAGAGCCGGCAGCCAGGAGCCTCCCGGATCTCAAATGTGAAAGCTGTGAGTGAGTCAGTTTCTGCTTCGTTCTACATTGGTGATGACAGCAATGACATGGGGATTCCCTCCAAGCTATCTCTGAGTGTGTCCCATGCTCGAGCAGACAAAGATGGCAAGGATCAGGAGTTTTCCTTCAAGTCTGCTGGCACACCAGTTCCTGGAAAGCCACCAGTCAAAGATGTTACTGCTTACATTaatgcagctggaaaaatgGTTATTTCTCTTCATCAGAGTCTTCCTCAAGATCAGGAAAGCATGGCAGGAAAGGAAACATCCTCTTTTGTTAGACAGGAAAGTTTTACCAAAGATAAATCAAGCAATGGTGTTCCTCAAAATAAACTCCCTCATATTTCAAGTCACCCGCTGCTTAAAGATTTAGAGGCTGTTCGGTCAACCCGTATGGACTTGGGTCAGGAGACTCATCTTCTCCTTAAGGACACTGAAACTGCCTTGGCAGCACTGGAAGCCAAATTACTTGGTCAAAGCCAACATCTGGAGCCCTCAGAAACTGCTGGTCAGCTGGAGGACTCCTTATCTGGGGACTCAGACGTGGACACTGCCAGCACAGTCAGCTTGGTGAGTGGCAAAAATGTCCCAACAAGCGCCCCGAAACGCAAAGCAGTTGCGAGCTTGCAGAAGGAGAAATCTTCCTCCACACCATCCATCCAGGACCAGTGTGGGCAGCCGAGCGCTCGGGACAGGCTGACAGAGAAGCGGAAAACGCAAGCACCGGAGGCATCAAACCGCGCAGAAGCTGCAAAACGCTTCCAGATGAAGCGGAGCGCTGGGGCCCGAGGGTCGCTCGACTTCACAGACGACGAGAGAAGCTCGAGCCTGCCCTACTCACTGGTGCCCGAAGCAGTTGTGTCTGACCATGAGCACTCAGTGAACAGGCCGGCTCCCAGACGGAAACCTTTTACTCAGGGTGCCAAGGAGGACCACAGCAAAACGACCTCGAATGTGCAGAAGATCCAGCAAGTTCTCACCCGCTCCAACAGTTTATCCACCCCGCGGCCCACGAGGGCCTCAAAACTACGTCGTGCCCGGCTGGGAGATGCTTCAGACAATGAGTGCATCGATACAGAGAAAACATCCTCTAACCCTGACACTGCTGCTCCAGGGTCCAAGCAGTCTGCGGAGACAAAGAAGCTCTCCCGGTTGGACATCCTTGCCATGCCAAGGAAACGGGCAGGTTCATTTACAGTGCCCAGTGACTCAGAGACAGCACAGTCAAAGACAACTGGGTTTTCGGGTCGGAGTGTGGAATCTTATAGGAAGACAGGTATGTTGGAGGTGAGAGCTGCAGCGAGGAaaatggcagctgctgctgcctctgcaaagCAACCTTTCAGCAGGACCCGTTCAAGCAGTGTCAAGTATTCCTCCTCATCCA CATCAAGGCGGAGACCACAGGGTTCAGATTACACTTCTACTTCGGAGGATGAATATGGCTCAAATCACAGCTCCCCTAAACACAAACGCTCCCATACTTCAACAGCCACACAAACCCCAAGGATACGTGGCTCTGGGCTGAGCAAGCAGAGGCACAACGGCAGAGAAACCGACGATGATGAAGATTTTGATGACCACCCTGACCCCTTCAACTTCATGGCGCAAACAGCAGAGATAGCAGAAATAGCCAG GCTCAGCCAAACCTTGGTGAAGGACGTGGCCATCCTTGCTCGAGAGATTCATGATGTTGCTGGAGATGGGGATTCACAGAGTTCATCAGGGACAGGACCAAGCAcctccctcagctctgtgcccaACACTCCTGCTTCCACCATATCAGCAAGAGAAGAG ATTGCTCGTAGATCTTTTCGGCTGGCATATCCATCTCAG GTAATCTTTGACAATCTAATGTTGAATCCAGTGTCCCAGTTATCACATACAATCcgtgaaaatacagaaaacctagctgaaaaaatgaa gattttgtttcaaaactcAGAAAAGAcctgggaggagatggaggccaaaattaattcagaaaacgAAGTGCCAATTCTGAAAACGTCAAACAAG GAAATAAGTTCTATCCTGAAGGAGCTCAGGAGAGTTCAAAAACAGCTTGAAG TCATAAATGCTATCGTTGACCCTACTGGAAACTTGGATATAGTTGCCAGTAACAAGGCATCTTCTGCTGCTAAACAATCTACAGCCACAAAAGTCAGGACTGCTAACACTTCTGGGCCCACACTGGAGACTTTGTCCCCGGCACAGATGAGAAACTACACACAGAAATCGAACTGTGGATCTTCTAGCCTACAAGATTCCAATTTCATTCCAGATGGAGAGAAATACGTGATCTGA